A stretch of Clostridium formicaceticum DNA encodes these proteins:
- a CDS encoding ABC transporter substrate-binding protein, producing MILLLLMGCGDRTQNSSNESTPASVADETQSIKETTITLVDHLGRTVELPTPAQRVAGTHNPSMNMIVVLDGNGSRFAGFGNKDMAYGLYDLVAPEINDVTQIGKGKNINMETVMTVKPDLIVMPVRFKDMIDQFTEIGVPSIALDVEKFDSIKDALTLVGKAIGRDERAAQLVTFFDEKIGEISAVAEKATGKPTVLMLSGSSKTSVSTDKMLQNLMVDTAGGINVTAGFQAEELWTEVNIEQIIAWNPEVIYIPAYADYTVEDILSDPQWTNVSAVQNKKVFQFPSKLEPWDYPVAASLLGLCWTCYNLHPELYSFEELMKDVNQFYQLVYGQTFTAEQLGISK from the coding sequence ATGATTTTATTATTACTTATGGGATGTGGTGATAGGACACAAAACTCCTCTAATGAATCTACTCCAGCTTCAGTGGCTGATGAAACCCAGTCCATTAAGGAAACAACTATCACATTAGTGGATCATTTAGGCAGGACTGTAGAATTGCCGACGCCTGCCCAACGGGTGGCTGGTACTCACAATCCCAGTATGAACATGATTGTGGTCTTAGATGGAAATGGATCACGATTTGCAGGCTTTGGAAATAAGGACATGGCTTATGGTTTGTATGATCTGGTTGCCCCAGAAATTAACGATGTAACGCAAATAGGTAAAGGCAAAAATATCAATATGGAGACGGTGATGACGGTTAAACCAGATCTTATAGTGATGCCGGTTCGTTTTAAGGATATGATTGATCAGTTTACTGAAATCGGTGTCCCATCTATTGCTCTGGATGTTGAAAAGTTTGACTCCATCAAGGATGCACTAACCCTAGTAGGGAAGGCAATTGGTCGAGATGAACGTGCAGCACAGTTGGTGACATTCTTTGATGAGAAGATCGGTGAAATCAGTGCAGTAGCAGAAAAGGCCACCGGGAAGCCGACGGTATTGATGCTATCAGGAAGCTCCAAAACATCGGTGAGTACAGATAAAATGCTGCAAAATCTTATGGTTGACACCGCTGGAGGTATCAATGTAACCGCTGGTTTTCAGGCAGAGGAACTATGGACGGAAGTGAATATTGAGCAGATTATTGCTTGGAATCCTGAAGTGATCTACATCCCTGCTTATGCTGACTATACGGTGGAAGATATCTTAAGCGATCCCCAATGGACTAATGTTTCAGCGGTACAAAACAAAAAGGTTTTTCAATTTCCATCTAAACTAGAACCATGGGATTATCCTGTTGCAGCCTCACTATTGGGCCTATGTTGGACATGCTATAACCTACATCCTGAACTCTATTCCTTTGAGGAATTGATGAAAGATGTAAATCAATTTTATCAACTTGTATACGGACAGACCTTTACTGCTGAGCAGCTTGGAATTTCAAAATAA
- a CDS encoding DeoR/GlpR family DNA-binding transcription regulator: MLPAERRKIITDYLKEHGKVVVEDLAEVLKVSTMTIRRDLQLLEEEDLVTRTHGGAVLKEQLIKEVPYKDKAAINIKIKRKLALFAAGLVQEGYTVILDAGTTNMEIAKHLVNKKDVKVITNDVMIAAFLYPYENIEVYCCGGLIQKTTGAITGSNAKDFFEDVLTDVIFIGANAVDLRSGITTPTLDKAKLKRQMLEAAEEKILVCDSSKFGKKSFAKVCSLEELDLIITDTGIALETLDILKEKNIAVEKV, encoded by the coding sequence ATGCTGCCTGCTGAAAGAAGAAAAATAATAACAGATTACTTAAAAGAGCATGGTAAGGTTGTGGTGGAGGATCTGGCGGAAGTACTAAAGGTGTCAACCATGACCATAAGAAGAGATTTACAGCTTTTAGAGGAGGAAGATCTCGTTACGAGAACCCATGGGGGAGCCGTATTAAAGGAGCAATTGATAAAAGAAGTGCCTTATAAGGATAAGGCAGCTATCAATATAAAGATAAAAAGAAAATTAGCTCTTTTTGCCGCTGGTTTAGTTCAGGAGGGATACACGGTGATCTTAGATGCTGGTACCACCAACATGGAAATAGCAAAACACTTGGTGAATAAGAAGGATGTCAAAGTTATTACCAACGATGTAATGATTGCAGCTTTTTTGTATCCTTATGAGAATATAGAGGTGTACTGTTGTGGTGGGCTTATTCAAAAAACTACAGGTGCTATTACTGGTTCCAATGCAAAGGATTTTTTTGAAGATGTGCTAACAGATGTTATTTTTATAGGGGCTAATGCTGTTGATTTGCGAAGTGGCATCACTACACCTACCTTAGATAAAGCAAAATTAAAGAGACAAATGCTTGAGGCAGCTGAAGAAAAAATTTTGGTGTGTGATAGTTCTAAGTTTGGAAAAAAAAGTTTTGCGAAAGTCTGTTCTCTAGAGGAATTAGACTTAATTATTACAGATACCGGCATTGCTTTAGAAACACTAGATATACTGAAGGAGAAAAATATTGCTGTTGAAAAGGTATAA
- a CDS encoding ABC transporter permease — translation MGEIIEGFRKAVELLLSLDNEIYEIILLSIYVSFASTFVSTIIAVPFGIVIGAKDFPFKRLVVRFIYTMMSLPPVIVGLVVFLFISRRGPLGYLGIVFTPTAMIVAQIFLVAPIITGIVYNGTKEKGEEIKKLAKTLGANRRTTLILLIKELRINIFTGIVSGYGRAISEVGAVMVVGGNIKGHTRVMTTTIAMLRNQGDYATAIAIGLVLLFLSFIINSTLYHFQQGE, via the coding sequence GTGGGAGAAATCATCGAGGGTTTTAGAAAAGCTGTAGAACTATTGCTTTCACTGGATAACGAAATATACGAAATCATTCTATTATCAATCTATGTCTCTTTCGCCTCCACTTTTGTCTCTACCATCATAGCTGTACCCTTTGGCATCGTCATTGGTGCCAAGGACTTTCCTTTTAAAAGATTAGTGGTTCGTTTTATCTATACGATGATGAGCTTGCCTCCTGTCATCGTTGGTTTAGTGGTTTTTTTATTTATATCAAGGCGAGGTCCTTTAGGGTATTTAGGGATTGTCTTTACCCCTACCGCTATGATTGTGGCTCAGATTTTCTTAGTGGCTCCTATTATTACTGGCATCGTATATAATGGCACAAAGGAAAAAGGCGAAGAAATAAAAAAGTTAGCCAAAACCTTAGGAGCTAATAGAAGAACCACTTTGATTCTTTTAATCAAAGAGTTAAGGATTAATATTTTTACTGGAATCGTTTCAGGATATGGTAGAGCGATTTCAGAAGTAGGAGCTGTTATGGTTGTGGGAGGAAACATCAAGGGGCATACACGAGTGATGACGACTACCATTGCTATGCTAAGAAACCAAGGGGACTACGCTACAGCGATTGCCATTGGTTTAGTCCTACTATTTTTATCTTTTATTATTAATTCTACGTTATATCACTTTCAACAGGGAGAATAA
- a CDS encoding substrate-binding domain-containing protein, with product MKQKKSRSFLILSFMLVLMMIFVGCTKSPEVSTPEEGATTPEVENTSLLLSTTTSTENSGLLDAILPVFTEDTGIEVKVVAVGTGQALQMGKDGEADVLLVHAKASEEEFVAEGHGVERFEVMYNDFVLLGPDSDPAGVLANAPDDILEAFQLIYDNQAPFVSRGDDSGTHKMELELWKELGLEPSGNWYVEAGQGMGAVIQMTDEMLGYTLTDRATYLSMKNDLELQVVTEGDTKLFNQYGIIAVNPEKNDKINFEAAEIFINWMLSDKGQQLIGEFGKAEFGQSLFIPNAK from the coding sequence ATGAAGCAAAAGAAAAGTAGGTCTTTTTTAATTTTGAGTTTTATGTTAGTATTAATGATGATATTTGTTGGTTGTACAAAGTCACCAGAGGTGTCTACACCTGAAGAGGGTGCTACAACACCGGAAGTTGAAAACACTAGCCTCCTTTTATCTACCACCACCAGCACCGAAAACAGTGGTTTATTAGATGCTATCTTACCTGTATTTACGGAAGACACAGGTATTGAAGTAAAGGTAGTAGCTGTAGGAACTGGTCAAGCCCTTCAAATGGGTAAAGATGGTGAAGCAGATGTATTATTAGTACATGCCAAAGCTTCAGAAGAGGAGTTTGTTGCAGAAGGTCATGGTGTGGAAAGATTTGAGGTAATGTATAATGATTTTGTACTGCTTGGCCCTGACAGTGACCCAGCTGGGGTTTTAGCTAATGCTCCTGACGATATATTAGAAGCCTTTCAATTAATCTATGATAATCAAGCTCCTTTTGTCTCTAGAGGCGATGATTCTGGTACTCATAAGATGGAATTAGAACTTTGGAAGGAATTAGGTCTTGAGCCTTCTGGTAACTGGTATGTAGAAGCTGGACAAGGTATGGGAGCTGTTATTCAAATGACAGATGAAATGTTGGGCTATACCCTTACTGATAGAGCAACTTATTTATCTATGAAAAATGACTTAGAATTACAGGTTGTAACTGAAGGAGATACAAAGCTCTTTAATCAATATGGCATTATTGCTGTAAATCCAGAAAAAAATGATAAAATTAATTTTGAAGCAGCAGAAATCTTTATTAACTGGATGTTATCTGATAAAGGCCAACAACTCATCGGAGAATTTGGCAAAGCTGAGTTTGGTCAATCATTGTTTATACCAAATGCTAAGTAA
- a CDS encoding iron dependent repressor, metal binding and dimerization domain protein, which yields MNNKEKYRTVRGYELLKRDKEQLTHSMEDYMEMIYRNAMKDGYIRMNVLAEQLNVQVSSATKMVQKLARLGLLHYQKYGLVHLTDRGKEIGNFLLHRHNIILEFLKLLGVEDRILANTEVIEHGVNVDVLKYIHLLNRFFHSDPSVKEKFEAFKETYGHN from the coding sequence ATGAATAATAAAGAAAAGTATCGTACTGTTAGAGGATATGAGCTATTGAAGAGAGATAAAGAACAGTTGACCCATAGCATGGAGGATTATATGGAAATGATTTATCGTAATGCTATGAAGGATGGTTATATAAGAATGAATGTGTTAGCTGAACAATTAAATGTCCAAGTTTCCTCCGCCACAAAAATGGTACAAAAGCTAGCCAGATTAGGGTTATTACATTATCAAAAATATGGTCTGGTTCACTTAACAGATCGAGGAAAGGAAATAGGGAATTTTCTTTTACATCGTCATAATATTATCCTGGAGTTTTTAAAACTTCTTGGGGTAGAAGACCGTATCTTGGCCAATACTGAAGTGATAGAACATGGTGTTAATGTTGATGTTCTCAAATATATTCATCTGTTGAATAGATTTTTCCACAGTGATCCTTCTGTGAAAGAAAAGTTTGAAGCCTTTAAAGAAACATATGGTCACAATTAA
- the feoB gene encoding ferrous iron transport protein B, with protein sequence MGLTHQSMGKGVLDEMFNVQLNSPDEVVVALAGNPNTGKSTVFNSLTGLNQHTGNWPGKTVTNAQGRYGHRDKKFVLVDLPGTYSLLANSVEEEVARDFICFGKPQATVVVTDATSLERNLILVLQILEITDKVVLCVNLMDEAKRKGIEVDLKKLSEGLGVPVVGTNARDGVGLEALKDTVYQVALGEVASRTTKIQYGKEIEEILQNVESKVQEMVGGKLNSRWVALQLLNGDISILQSVNTFLQEDTLDSEGLDRCVKELAEFLKKQNMKQEEIQDKIVIAIVKTSEKIHRRVVHVKNEKYNEMDRKIDNILTSRMFGIPIMIALLGMVFWVTIQGANYPSEALASLFFTIEEHLSNLLLGSGVPGWVHGVLVLGIYRTLAWVISVMLPPMAIFFPLFTLMEDLGYLPRVAFNLDNFFKKACAHGKQALTMCMGFGCNAAGVIACRIIDSPRERLIAIITNNFVPCNGRFPILISMAVIFIGGAAAGITQSILGTIAVLGVIILGVVITLIVSKILSKTILKGLPSSFTLELPPYRKPQVGRILVRSILDRTLFVLGRAVMVAAPAGVVIWMMANIMIGDVSILDHCATFLEPFGRLIGMDGYIIMAFILGLPANEIVIPIIVMSYLSTGAMLELDSLEALRELLVNNGWTWLTAVCVMIFTLLHFPCGTTLLTIRKETQSKKWTFASFAIPTATGIIVCFVLAQTARLLGFV encoded by the coding sequence GTGGGACTTACGCATCAATCAATGGGAAAAGGTGTTTTGGATGAAATGTTTAATGTACAACTAAATTCTCCTGACGAAGTGGTGGTTGCCTTAGCTGGCAACCCTAATACAGGAAAAAGTACAGTATTTAATAGCTTAACAGGGCTTAATCAACACACAGGAAATTGGCCAGGAAAAACCGTCACCAATGCACAAGGAAGGTATGGCCATAGGGATAAAAAGTTTGTATTAGTGGATTTGCCAGGAACCTATTCTTTGCTGGCAAATTCTGTAGAGGAAGAAGTGGCAAGGGATTTTATATGTTTTGGAAAGCCGCAGGCAACGGTTGTAGTGACAGATGCTACATCTTTAGAGAGAAATTTAATTTTAGTGTTACAGATCTTAGAGATAACAGATAAAGTAGTACTTTGTGTGAATCTCATGGATGAGGCCAAAAGGAAGGGAATAGAAGTAGATTTAAAAAAGTTATCTGAAGGCCTGGGTGTTCCGGTGGTGGGAACCAATGCTAGAGATGGTGTAGGATTAGAGGCGTTGAAGGATACGGTTTATCAAGTAGCTTTAGGAGAAGTTGCGTCAAGGACTACTAAGATACAGTATGGAAAAGAGATTGAGGAAATATTACAAAACGTTGAAAGCAAAGTTCAAGAAATGGTGGGAGGCAAATTGAATAGCCGATGGGTGGCCCTCCAACTTCTCAATGGAGATATTAGTATTTTACAATCAGTGAATACCTTTTTACAGGAAGATACATTAGATTCAGAGGGATTAGATAGGTGCGTAAAAGAACTGGCAGAATTCCTTAAAAAACAAAATATGAAACAGGAAGAAATTCAAGATAAAATTGTTATTGCTATTGTAAAAACTTCAGAAAAAATTCATAGAAGGGTTGTTCATGTAAAAAATGAAAAATACAATGAAATGGATAGAAAAATCGATAATATACTAACCTCTAGAATGTTTGGCATTCCTATTATGATCGCATTATTAGGGATGGTTTTTTGGGTGACAATACAAGGTGCCAACTATCCTTCAGAAGCTTTGGCAAGTCTATTTTTTACCATAGAGGAACATTTAAGCAATCTTCTTTTAGGTAGTGGTGTCCCTGGATGGGTTCATGGGGTTCTTGTTTTAGGAATTTATAGAACCTTAGCATGGGTTATATCTGTTATGTTACCTCCCATGGCAATTTTCTTTCCATTGTTTACTTTAATGGAAGACCTGGGTTATTTACCTCGGGTGGCATTTAATTTAGATAATTTTTTTAAAAAAGCTTGTGCACATGGTAAACAGGCGTTAACCATGTGTATGGGATTTGGGTGTAATGCGGCAGGTGTTATTGCCTGTAGAATTATTGATTCTCCTAGGGAAAGGCTAATCGCCATTATTACGAATAACTTTGTACCCTGTAATGGTAGGTTTCCAATTTTAATTTCCATGGCGGTTATTTTTATAGGTGGGGCTGCTGCTGGAATTACTCAATCTATTTTAGGCACCATTGCAGTACTAGGGGTAATTATTTTGGGTGTAGTGATTACTTTAATTGTATCGAAGATTCTATCTAAAACAATCTTAAAAGGTCTACCCTCTTCTTTTACATTAGAGTTGCCTCCCTATAGAAAGCCACAGGTAGGAAGAATTTTAGTTCGATCCATTTTAGATAGAACCTTGTTCGTATTAGGTAGAGCTGTGATGGTAGCGGCTCCTGCGGGGGTTGTTATTTGGATGATGGCAAATATCATGATTGGCGATGTAAGTATACTAGATCATTGTGCTACTTTTTTAGAGCCTTTTGGTCGCCTAATTGGCATGGATGGTTATATTATTATGGCTTTTATATTAGGTCTTCCTGCTAATGAAATTGTTATACCCATTATCGTCATGAGTTACTTATCCACTGGTGCTATGTTAGAACTTGATAGTTTAGAAGCCTTAAGAGAACTGCTTGTAAATAATGGTTGGACTTGGTTAACAGCGGTATGTGTTATGATTTTTACATTATTACATTTTCCCTGTGGTACTACACTACTGACCATAAGGAAGGAAACCCAAAGCAAAAAATGGACTTTTGCTTCCTTCGCCATACCAACTGCAACAGGCATAATCGTTTGCTTTGTTTTAGCGCAAACTGCTAGGTTGCTGGGATTCGTATAA
- a CDS encoding iron chelate uptake ABC transporter family permease subunit, giving the protein MALSLGRYSMNPVDVIRVVVEKLTNSSPTDAAMHDVLFVIRIPRIIAAILVGGALSLSGAVYQGVFKNLLVSPDLLGVSSGACVGAATSVEIPLGILTGLIGAPFYAWLLWKQRTGVG; this is encoded by the coding sequence ATGGCATTGAGCCTAGGACGATACAGTATGAATCCCGTAGATGTTATACGAGTAGTGGTGGAAAAACTAACAAATTCGTCCCCCACTGATGCAGCAATGCATGATGTATTGTTTGTTATTCGTATTCCCCGTATAATCGCAGCCATACTGGTGGGTGGAGCTCTTTCTCTTTCAGGGGCGGTTTACCAAGGGGTTTTTAAAAATCTTTTGGTTTCTCCTGATCTACTAGGGGTATCCTCAGGGGCCTGCGTTGGAGCAGCAACATCAGTGGAAATTCCTCTGGGCATCCTTACAGGGTTGATTGGAGCACCATTTTATGCATGGCTACTATGGAAACAAAGGACGGGTGTAGGATGA
- a CDS encoding phosphate ABC transporter ATP-binding protein yields MNLTIKDLTKSYKEKKVLDIDALHIESGAFLGIIGPNGAGKSTLVKILAGLDAPTSGVLKYDGISINTSIYKKMTMVFQKPYLLRTSVFNNIAYPLKIRKVNKNKIHQQINDLMDEMDIQHIKEQNAWTLSGGEAQKVALARAIIFQPSLLILDEPTANIDPASTLALEKTIKNFYEKTKATIVIVTHNLQQAKRLCHDVAFMHRGTILEYGKTEDVILSSKNKLTRQFVEGEIIL; encoded by the coding sequence ATGAATCTTACAATCAAGGATTTGACAAAGTCCTATAAAGAAAAAAAGGTTTTAGATATAGATGCACTTCATATAGAAAGCGGTGCTTTTTTAGGCATTATCGGCCCTAATGGTGCTGGTAAAAGTACTTTGGTAAAAATTTTAGCAGGACTTGATGCACCAACCTCTGGTGTACTTAAGTATGATGGAATTTCTATAAATACAAGTATCTACAAAAAAATGACCATGGTTTTTCAAAAGCCTTATTTATTGAGGACCTCCGTCTTCAACAATATTGCCTACCCTTTAAAAATTAGAAAAGTAAATAAAAATAAAATTCACCAGCAGATAAATGATTTAATGGACGAAATGGATATACAACATATAAAAGAACAAAATGCTTGGACCCTCTCCGGTGGAGAGGCACAAAAAGTGGCACTAGCCCGTGCCATCATCTTTCAGCCTTCTCTATTGATTTTAGATGAACCAACCGCTAATATTGACCCTGCTTCCACGCTAGCACTAGAAAAAACCATTAAAAACTTTTATGAAAAAACAAAAGCGACTATTGTTATTGTTACCCACAACCTACAACAAGCCAAAAGGCTTTGTCATGACGTAGCTTTTATGCATAGAGGCACAATCCTTGAATATGGAAAAACTGAAGATGTTATTCTTTCTTCTAAAAATAAACTTACACGACAGTTCGTGGAAGGAGAAATCATTTTATAG
- a CDS encoding ABC transporter ATP-binding protein → METKDGCRMNIAVRNLGFSYPNGKEVFRELNFDITQGRILSILGPNGAGNSTLLGCIAGLYTPKTGDILLEGKSYRRMSQREIACAIGFVPQNIIPSFNYSVLDYIVTGCAPHMGVFQKPKAAEYERAWKAIQAMGLEHIAEQSFMKISGGERQQVAIARVMVQKPSIILLDEPTSHLDFGNQMKVLEMVQRLRAEGYGIVMTTHNPDHVLLLDDQVTVLDRNGKLTFGMSQEILDEAFLFNLYGRKLRLFQIDELGRRVCVPQGIS, encoded by the coding sequence ATGGAAACAAAGGACGGGTGTAGGATGAATATTGCAGTACGGAACTTAGGGTTTTCCTATCCTAATGGAAAAGAGGTGTTTAGAGAACTGAATTTTGATATTACACAGGGACGGATTCTCTCGATTTTAGGACCAAATGGAGCAGGTAATTCTACGTTGCTTGGCTGTATAGCAGGACTTTATACACCCAAAACAGGTGATATACTCTTGGAGGGGAAAAGTTATCGCAGAATGTCACAACGAGAAATTGCTTGTGCAATTGGATTTGTACCGCAAAATATTATCCCCTCCTTCAACTACAGTGTACTGGATTATATTGTCACCGGCTGTGCACCCCATATGGGAGTGTTTCAGAAGCCAAAGGCAGCGGAATACGAGAGGGCATGGAAAGCAATCCAAGCAATGGGATTAGAACATATCGCAGAGCAATCTTTCATGAAAATCAGTGGTGGGGAACGTCAGCAGGTGGCAATTGCCCGGGTGATGGTACAAAAACCCTCCATCATCCTGTTGGATGAACCTACCTCCCATCTAGATTTTGGTAATCAGATGAAGGTGTTGGAGATGGTGCAGCGGCTGAGGGCTGAGGGATATGGTATAGTGATGACCACTCACAATCCTGATCATGTTCTTTTGCTTGATGATCAGGTAACGGTATTAGATCGAAATGGAAAGCTCACTTTTGGAATGAGTCAAGAGATCCTTGACGAAGCATTTTTATTTAATCTGTATGGTAGGAAATTGCGCTTGTTTCAAATTGATGAACTGGGACGCAGGGTATGTGTTCCACAGGGCATCAGCTAA
- a CDS encoding FeoA family protein — protein MKDQLIPLNLLPIGGFAKVKELISEGSARRRMLDLGLISDTRVESLRRSPSGDPIAYEIRGTVIALRSEEASKILVEAIER, from the coding sequence ATGAAAGACCAATTGATTCCATTAAACTTATTACCAATAGGTGGATTTGCAAAGGTAAAGGAACTTATATCTGAGGGAAGTGCTAGAAGGCGGATGTTGGACTTAGGATTGATTAGCGATACAAGGGTAGAGTCTTTAAGAAGAAGTCCTTCCGGAGATCCTATCGCCTATGAAATTAGAGGGACTGTTATTGCTCTGCGATCGGAAGAAGCATCAAAGATTCTAGTGGAAGCAATTGAAAGATAA
- a CDS encoding Rossmann-like domain-containing protein yields the protein MLIESVLRIAQPYLQGRKVRDLVVGVSLMAVELDNGDIGISYVLRDELQAGCSIFPFGQQVIGEEAADIAQWVVTGGDSLQKAIGVAVLVAASRQQKLEDAETLDRPFGVTVKDTDTVGMIGFIPPVAKMIGARAKELYVFDKGISQCGGKKGSVLPMKEQSRLLPTCDIVALSGTTMINGSIDGILKMCEHAREIIMIGASTPMFPAAFANRKITVIAGSWWDSQHKNSIFKKISLACGISELSSYAIKKSVRVSP from the coding sequence ATGTTGATAGAATCAGTTTTAAGGATAGCACAACCCTATTTGCAGGGTAGAAAAGTGCGAGATTTGGTGGTGGGTGTCTCTTTGATGGCAGTAGAATTGGACAATGGTGACATAGGCATATCTTATGTTCTTAGAGATGAATTGCAGGCAGGTTGTTCTATCTTTCCCTTTGGACAGCAGGTGATTGGAGAAGAGGCTGCTGATATTGCCCAATGGGTGGTGACAGGCGGCGACAGTCTGCAAAAGGCTATTGGGGTGGCGGTACTGGTGGCAGCGTCAAGACAGCAGAAGCTGGAGGATGCTGAAACACTGGATAGACCCTTTGGTGTTACTGTAAAGGATACGGATACGGTTGGTATGATTGGTTTTATACCACCTGTGGCTAAGATGATAGGTGCTCGGGCAAAGGAACTGTACGTTTTTGATAAAGGTATATCTCAGTGTGGTGGAAAAAAAGGCAGTGTGCTACCGATGAAGGAGCAGTCTCGCTTGCTTCCCACCTGCGATATTGTAGCCCTCAGTGGAACAACTATGATTAATGGTTCTATTGATGGAATCTTAAAAATGTGTGAACATGCACGGGAGATTATTATGATTGGTGCATCGACGCCAATGTTTCCTGCAGCCTTTGCAAATAGAAAAATTACAGTGATTGCAGGCTCATGGTGGGATAGCCAGCATAAGAATAGTATTTTCAAAAAGATTTCATTAGCTTGTGGCATTTCTGAGCTTAGTTCATATGCTATCAAAAAGTCTGTAAGAGTATCCCCATAG
- a CDS encoding four-carbon acid sugar kinase family protein, which produces MSKIIVIADDLTGANATGVLLARRGFKSATYLNLKNFSEENNFDAISISTDSRGVDRALAYRRVTEVLKVFKDKNIRMFSKRIDSTLRGNIGAEIDAVLDTLDNEEIAIVVASFPSSGRIAVGGYLMVNAIPLEKTDVAKDPKTPVDTSCIIELISKQTKYKVGFIPLKEVLKGIGSLKERILQEKQNGKRVVIVDATTDEEIEIIARAVAAAELPAVAADPGPFTAALAKNLVGQSSVVPGKKVMFAVGSVTNNTKRQLDELKLKYTPLIIKADPEALIHSEKMEEEIHRVASTLLSRMNQYEVLGVTTNGSKILNLKEISRKLNISEDDVSQRIADGLAKITENTMRLSKGLIGALYTSGGDITVAVCKELKSSGIEVKDEVLPLAAYGRIIDGAYNNTPIITKGGLVGGDSAMTDCIEYLRTKVSNEYHINLD; this is translated from the coding sequence ATGTCTAAAATAATAGTAATAGCTGATGATTTGACAGGAGCCAATGCTACAGGGGTTCTGTTGGCAAGGAGAGGATTTAAGTCTGCTACTTATTTAAATTTAAAGAACTTTTCAGAAGAAAATAATTTTGATGCCATTTCTATAAGTACTGATAGTAGGGGTGTTGATAGAGCGTTAGCCTATAGAAGGGTAACAGAAGTATTAAAAGTCTTTAAGGATAAAAATATTAGGATGTTCAGTAAAAGAATTGATAGTACTTTAAGGGGAAATATAGGGGCAGAAATAGATGCAGTTCTGGATACCTTAGACAACGAAGAAATAGCTATTGTAGTAGCATCTTTCCCTTCTTCAGGGAGAATAGCAGTGGGAGGCTATTTAATGGTCAATGCTATTCCCTTAGAAAAAACAGATGTGGCAAAAGACCCCAAAACTCCTGTGGATACCTCTTGTATTATAGAGCTAATTAGTAAGCAAACAAAATATAAGGTTGGATTTATTCCCTTAAAAGAGGTCCTAAAAGGTATAGGGAGTTTAAAAGAGCGTATTCTACAAGAAAAGCAAAATGGCAAGAGAGTAGTGATCGTTGATGCTACTACAGATGAGGAAATAGAAATAATTGCTAGAGCTGTAGCTGCTGCGGAGCTACCAGCTGTTGCGGCAGATCCAGGACCTTTTACCGCTGCTTTAGCGAAAAACTTAGTAGGTCAATCCAGTGTAGTACCGGGGAAAAAGGTGATGTTTGCAGTAGGCAGTGTTACAAATAATACGAAGAGACAATTAGATGAATTGAAATTAAAATATACGCCATTAATTATAAAGGCAGATCCTGAAGCGCTCATTCATTCTGAAAAGATGGAGGAAGAGATTCATAGGGTAGCATCAACACTTCTATCTCGAATGAATCAGTATGAGGTGCTGGGGGTTACGACTAATGGTAGTAAAATATTGAATCTAAAAGAGATTAGCAGAAAGTTAAATATATCGGAAGATGACGTGAGTCAGAGAATTGCCGATGGCTTAGCAAAGATAACAGAAAATACAATGCGGTTAAGTAAAGGATTGATAGGTGCCTTATACACCAGTGGAGGAGATATTACAGTGGCAGTATGCAAGGAGCTGAAGTCCTCTGGCATAGAAGTAAAGGATGAAGTGTTGCCACTGGCGGCTTATGGAAGAATCATTGATGGCGCATATAACAATACACCTATTATAACCAAAGGAGGATTAGTAGGAGGCGATAGCGCTATGACTGATTGTATTGAATATCTACGTACGAAGGTATCGAATGAATATCATATAAACTTAGATTAA